A region of the Nitrospirota bacterium genome:
AAATTCAAGACTATATGCCAAAAGATTGGTTGACCGCCTGACAAGACGCTCTCAGCAGATCGGAAATTTTCCACTATCTGGCAGAATTGTTCCTGAGTTTGGAGTAGAACAAATCAGAGAAATTATGGATGGGTCATATCGGATTATTTACTACATAAAACCTGACCGGATAGATGTGCTTGCTGTCATTCATGGAGCTCAGGAAATTCATATACATAAATAAACACATAACCACTCG
Encoded here:
- a CDS encoding type II toxin-antitoxin system RelE/ParE family toxin; this encodes MKVHWTDTAIDCLTAIHDYIAKNSRLYAKRLVDRLTRRSQQIGNFPLSGRIVPEFGVEQIREIMDGSYRIIYYIKPDRIDVLAVIHGAQEIHIHK